GAGATGCCCGTGCCGGTCCGTCCAGTAGGGCAGCACCACCCGGCCCGCCGTCACGGCGGCGCGGGTCGCGGCGCGGGCCTTGCGGGGGCCGGGTCCGATCGGGCACTCCTTGGTCCAGCCGCCCAGCCTGACCCGCGCGTACAGGTCCCACAGCCCGCCGCGCAGCGGACCGCCGCCCGCCGCCGTGGCGGGGTCGACGTTCGCGGTGGCCCGCAGCACCAGGCGGACCTGCCCGCTCTCCTCGACCGGCACGATCTCCCGGGTGACCTCGACCGGCTGGAAGTACTGGGCGCCGCTGGAGCGTTCGCGCAGCAGCAGGTCCGCGGTGGCGGTGGCGAACCGGGCGACGGCGTCGGCGCCGACCCGGGCGACCGCGGCGGGCACGTCCGCGGGCGGGCCGTCCGGCGGGGCGCCCGCGCCGGAGAGGACCAGGGGAGTGCCGGCCGCCGTGAACTCGGCCGTGAAGTCGACGCTCAGCAGCCCCTCGCGCCAGTCGAGCCGCCCCGGTGCCGCCGCGAGGCCGATCCCGGCCTCCCACTCGGCGAAGGCGACGGCGTCGTCGTAGCGGTCGGCGGCGGCGAACCCGGCCACCACCTGCTGGACGGCCGGGAGGCCCGCGGCCACGCCGGGCCCGAACCGTTCGACGACCACCGTGTGGATCTCCTCGAACAGCTTCCTGCGGTAGTCCTCGGGCAGTCCGAGGAACCGTCGGCCGCGCAGCCGTTCCACCATCTCCACGCGCAGCCAGCGCCGGAACAGGCCGTCGCGCAGCGGTCCTGGCTCGGTGTACCGCTCGACGACGTCGAGGGCCTCCCGCAGGTTCTTGAAGTAGCCGACCGGCTCGAAGCGCTGGATGCCGGCGTTCGCCGCGTCGGCCCGCCTGATGTGGTAGTAGCAGACGTAGTCGCCGATGACGGAGACGTTGGCCGCCCGCAGATACGCCTCGGTGACGAAGACGTGGTCCTCCAGCCTGCGCCGCCCCTCGGGGAACCGCAGCCCGATCTCGTCGAGGAAGGCCCGCCGGAACATCTTGTGCGGGGTGAGGCTGTCGATCAGAGGGGCGTCCGCGACGGAGGCGCGCGGCCGGTTGGCGCGGAACAGCTCCACCGGCACCGACCGGCCGCGGCCCGCCATCTTGCCGACGACGACATCGGCGCCGTTGGCCACGCCGTAGCCGTACATCCGCTCCAGGGCCTCGTCGCCGAGATGGTCGTCGTTGTCGACGAACATGACGTACTCGCCGCGGGCGGCGGCGATGCCGACGTTGCGCGGCTTGCCCGACCAGCCGGAGTTCTCCTGGTGGACGACCCGGATCCGGTCCTCCGCGGCGGCGAGCGCGTCGAGGAGGGCCGGGGTGTCGTCGGTCGAGCCGTCGTCGACGAAGATCACTTCGTAGGCGTCGGCCGGCAGGGACTGGTCGAGGAGGGAGGCGACGCACTCCTCGATGTAGATCCCCGGGTTGTAGACGGGGACGATGACACTGACTTTGACCGGCATCGGGCTCTGAGCCCCCTCGGGTCGTTCGCCGTGGTGGTCGGTGGCCAGATGCTATCCCGGGTGGGCGTTTCGCCCCACTCGTCCCGGATGGACGTCAGTTGTCCCCTGGGTGACTCAGCCGTGTGCCGTGGCGAGCAGGGCGAGGATCTCCTCGGTCGTGCCGGTCTCGCCCAGCCGGGGGAACAGCTGCTCGACGCTGGCCCGGTGCGCCTCCGCGCTGCGGTCGGCCATCGCGTCGGTGGCGAGGGTGACGTGGTAGCCGTGCTCGTAGGCGGCGCGGGCGGTCGACTCGACGCCGATGCTGGTGGCGATGCCCGTCAGCACGATCTGGGTGATCCCGCGGCGGCGCAGCTGGACGTCGAGGTCGGTGCCGTGGAAGGCGCCCCAGTTGTGCTTGGTGACGGTGATGTCCTCCGGGTGCCCGGACAGCTCGTCGACGATCACGTCCCAGCCCTCCGGGAGGGCGTGCCCCGACCCGGCGACCTCGGTACGGCCGGTGGGGGCGTCCGAGCCGTCGGCGGCGAAGGAGACCCTGACCAGCACCACGGGCAGGCCGCGGGCGCGGAAGGCGTCGGCGAGTTCGGCCGAACGGGCGATGACGTCGGCGGCGGGGTACGGCTGGACGGGCAGGCCGGCGATGCCCGCCTGGAGGTCGATCACGACGAGGGCGGTGCGCGGGTCGAGGGCGGTGACGGTCATGGTTCAGGCCTTTCCTGAGGGGTGAGGGTGCTCAGTGAGCGGTCGGGGAGGGTGATCGCCAGCAGCAGGGCCGAGCCGGCGAGCATGAACAGGGCCAGTTCGTGCAGGCCCGGGGTGTCGGCGCGGTGCGGGAAGAAGGCCGCGGTGGCGGCCGACGCGCCCAGCGCGCCGAGGTAGCTGAAGGTGCGCAGCAGTCCCGCGGCCGAGGCGATCCGCGCGGGCTCGGCCTGCCGGTACAGCGCGTTCTGGGTGGCCAGTCCGATCAGCCCCTGCGGCACGCCCATCACGGCGCTCGCGGCCGGCAGCACCCACAGGGGGGTGCCGGCCCCGGCCAGCAGCAGCCCCGCGCAGACCGCCACCTGGACGGCCGAGCCGACCAGCAGCTTGCCCCGGGGCGCCTCACGGCGGCCGGTGAGCGCCGAGACCGCGAGCGCCGACGCCGACAGCGGCAGCAGCACCAGGCCGGCCGTCCCGGGGGAGAGCCCGCGCCCCTGCTCCAGCCACTGGGTGAAGCCGTAGAGGAAGGCGTACGCGGTGGTGTAGGCGAGGAGTTGCCGCAGATAGGTGACCAGCAGCGGCACGTTGCCGCCGAGCACCCGCAGATCCACGAACGGCTCCCGCACCCGCAGCTCCCGCGCCGTGAACCCGGCCGCGGCCAGCGCGGCGAGCACCGGCAGGTACCAGCGGTCGTACCGGGGCGCCATCAGGAAGAGCATCAGCGCCACCAGCAGCGCCGTGAACAGCGCCATGCCGGGCAGGTCGACGCCGCGCGCCCGGTCCGCCGAGCCCGGCCGGGCGCGCGGCAGCCACAGGGCGCCGAGGACCAGGCAGGCGGCGGAGAGCGGCACGTTGACGGTGAACACGGCGCGCCAGCCGCCGACGCCGATCAGCAGCCCGCCGAGCGCGGGCCCGATCACGGCGACCGTCTGGTTGGCGACGGCGAGCGCCGTCAGCACCCCGGCGGGACTGTCCTCGCCGGTGCGCTCGTTCTCCCGCCTGATGAGCTGCATGGCCGCCGGGTAGGCGGCCGAGGTGCCGAACCCGAGCAGCACCCGGGCGCCGATCAGCGCGCCGAGGGAGGGCGCGAGGGCGCCGAGCAGTCCGGCGACCCCCACCAGGCCGGTGCCGATCAGGTACAGCGTCCTGGGCCCGAACATGTCGACGAGCCGTCCGACGACGGGCTGTCCCACGGCCGTCGCCAGATAGAGCGCCGAGACCAGCCAGGCCGTCTCGGCGGGCGGTGCGCCGAAGGCCACGCCGATCGGTACCAGGGCGACGGCGATCATCGACGAGTTGATCGGGTTGAGGACCGACCCGATGAGCATGGGGGCGATCAGCCTGCGGTCGAACTCGGTGGGGGAGGGCGCCGCCCGGGTGGTGCGGCGGCGTTCGGCGCGGCGACGTATCACGGGCGGGTGAGCCGTTCCAGCAGCGCGAGCCCGTCGATCACGGCGCGCCGCTCCTCCTCCGTGCAGCGGTCCTGGAAGGCGCGGGCCAGCCACTCCTCGCGGGCCTGCCGGTCGCCCTCGACGCGCTCGCGTCCGGCGTCGGTCAGGGTGACCAGGAGCCGGCGGCCGTCGTCGGGGTCGGGGCTGCGGCGGATCAGCCCGGCGCGGTCGAGGGCG
The sequence above is a segment of the Streptomyces griseoviridis genome. Coding sequences within it:
- a CDS encoding glycosyltransferase family 2 protein; the protein is MPVKVSVIVPVYNPGIYIEECVASLLDQSLPADAYEVIFVDDGSTDDTPALLDALAAAEDRIRVVHQENSGWSGKPRNVGIAAARGEYVMFVDNDDHLGDEALERMYGYGVANGADVVVGKMAGRGRSVPVELFRANRPRASVADAPLIDSLTPHKMFRRAFLDEIGLRFPEGRRRLEDHVFVTEAYLRAANVSVIGDYVCYYHIRRADAANAGIQRFEPVGYFKNLREALDVVERYTEPGPLRDGLFRRWLRVEMVERLRGRRFLGLPEDYRRKLFEEIHTVVVERFGPGVAAGLPAVQQVVAGFAAADRYDDAVAFAEWEAGIGLAAAPGRLDWREGLLSVDFTAEFTAAGTPLVLSGAGAPPDGPPADVPAAVARVGADAVARFATATADLLLRERSSGAQYFQPVEVTREIVPVEESGQVRLVLRATANVDPATAAGGGPLRGGLWDLYARVRLGGWTKECPIGPGPRKARAATRAAVTAGRVVLPYWTDRHGHLALDVDRAGKRLGLDALAPEAAEVTAGRLRAPLPLHVTGVTDVLLRLTRDGRGGDAPHDGAARDDADQLTVAATLAPAPDGALLDAGLPAAGLAGATWRTALCPVPGAGVPRFQPLPLRLRAGAHGVEVVRRPRPGGLRRSARRLRRTLAALLGRTPEKATGRGK
- a CDS encoding hydrolase, with product MTVTALDPRTALVVIDLQAGIAGLPVQPYPAADVIARSAELADAFRARGLPVVLVRVSFAADGSDAPTGRTEVAGSGHALPEGWDVIVDELSGHPEDITVTKHNWGAFHGTDLDVQLRRRGITQIVLTGIATSIGVESTARAAYEHGYHVTLATDAMADRSAEAHRASVEQLFPRLGETGTTEEILALLATAHG
- a CDS encoding MFS transporter, with the translated sequence MRRRAERRRTTRAAPSPTEFDRRLIAPMLIGSVLNPINSSMIAVALVPIGVAFGAPPAETAWLVSALYLATAVGQPVVGRLVDMFGPRTLYLIGTGLVGVAGLLGALAPSLGALIGARVLLGFGTSAAYPAAMQLIRRENERTGEDSPAGVLTALAVANQTVAVIGPALGGLLIGVGGWRAVFTVNVPLSAACLVLGALWLPRARPGSADRARGVDLPGMALFTALLVALMLFLMAPRYDRWYLPVLAALAAAGFTARELRVREPFVDLRVLGGNVPLLVTYLRQLLAYTTAYAFLYGFTQWLEQGRGLSPGTAGLVLLPLSASALAVSALTGRREAPRGKLLVGSAVQVAVCAGLLLAGAGTPLWVLPAASAVMGVPQGLIGLATQNALYRQAEPARIASAAGLLRTFSYLGALGASAATAAFFPHRADTPGLHELALFMLAGSALLLAITLPDRSLSTLTPQERPEP